The following coding sequences lie in one Ostrea edulis chromosome 8, xbOstEdul1.1, whole genome shotgun sequence genomic window:
- the LOC125663431 gene encoding putative uncharacterized protein DDB_G0282133 translates to MNFRQLQPFCEDPADRGPCNKLELRYRFNEDSEYCETFLYGGCAGNKNNFKTVGECVKACVDEPKGTICDFPPDAGSCFHATLPRYYFDEETESCKIFYYSGCQGNENNFVSGEQCKTKCNALSFEPLPAGSNQASNYQWNDPGSGTNSGNNWNTPAPTSSVNWNNPRPTNVVNRGWGGHYNSNVNNNHNVTPRKSNGPPTNYNYNGGNSHDPRNGNNNHHHPNNHNHKPNNYNHKPNNLNPNNYNNPNSHSNNNHNNKNPHPTYSAPVIGSHGKSITFVENDPNNQKRSNLPPAIQTPELREYNGNSPWNRGGWNRWNSNPNHNANNGGEGENSWRSNESRPPQNQGADNRWNNRNNEGGGGGSGGGGGGNPWNHSMSFKRRVGAHSNNRNPPPSANHNGNGQGQNPSNGSPWNPSNSNSNWNAPAQGGPRGSNGPMSPMAHLRRRFGNDAHGPPPQTTTVEDDLVITTTPQPESTQVYNYNQSPHQSNYNWDGPSNPISPNNPPNYSSNHQHNNRQPDFPVTSGQPFPPKKSNRIDQHPKKNPGFNPPPPEPSYSYDMPKQKKSSRKKFSPDWLQQAESFQNNQQIPNPPTTTTRPAPPPVLNNRPLPGQTSWDNIFRKKKGGAPEPSQPQVVPTQITSYDFEAGSPANANTENLQNSFDRLIGTEIKTPKEQSRSFQTTSNNQYDFQASPNGHQSNGEKANHRHESGVENNVPNQQRGSFHSASNTKGNQYDFQASPNGHQSNSEKEGHRHESRVENNTPKQQKGSFPPVSNHNANQYDFQANSNAATSETSYFRHGQQKTKSKQDFRRENARRMFQNHVQKGDVTIDSSPRQNEQFKSTNGPSNTPISSHGHQNYQETLMSHEKQPRIHEQQSSRNQMHSKGNRNNIDNFMKSKQGNVPASNTDGWNNPNNNVDSFIKPKRQRSSISIPDNSFDSFLKPKENKRHGSSNSNPDNSFDSFLKPKENKRHGSSNSNPDNSFDSFLKPKENKRHGSSNSNPDNSFDSFLKPKENKLHGSSSSNPDNSFDSFLKPKENKRPEGHKASGNIDEHSPSTTNSRNSFDNFLRRKTENGPNNHRGHGGNNRPNYDHLTSEFNSFQDKKQQLSDINNAAVRNTHLPLKQSHSTERVTAKIEGHTENHNAPRGSGFRQTQSHTNKETTHPYRRKEAFDLSGTHNVQYSPTEPPTRPTSVLSGADHYTEVKPSLGQGQNTPTARPGFGISPGIREYMSDTPAQNSRTEFTLARTTPQHHAQTAGNSNNAFPSKLLL, encoded by the exons ATGAATTTCa gaCAGTTGCAGCCTTTTTGTGAGGATCCAGCGGACCGTGGACCCTGTAATAAACTAGAACTGCGATACAGGTTTAATGAAGATAGCGAATATTGTGAGACATTCTTGTACGGAGGCTGTGCcggaaacaaaaataatttcaaaaccGTTGGCGAGTGCGTCAAAGCATGTGTAGATG AGCCGAAAGGAACGATCTGCGACTTCCCACCTGACGCTGGGTCATGCTTTCACGCCACTCTACCTCGCTACTATTTCGATGAGGAGACGGAGAGTTGCAAGATATTTTATTACAGTGGTTGTCAAGGAAACGAGAATAATTTCGTATCGGGAGAGCAATGCAAGACAAAATGCAATGCGTTATCAT TTGAGCCACTTCCGGCCGGATCCAACCAGGCGTCTAATTATCAATGGAACGACCCTGGTTCCGGAACGAACTCTGGGAATAATTGGAACACTCCCGCCCCCACCAGCAGTGTGAACTGGAATAACCCCCGGCCCACCAATGTAGTGAACCGAGGGTGGGGTGGTCACTATAACAGTAATGTGAACAATAACCACAACGTTACCCCACGGAAATCTAACGGACCGCCCACGAATTACAACTACAATGGTGGAAATTCACATGACCCACGAAATGGCAATAATAATCATCACCATCCAAATAATCACAATCACAAGCCAAATAATTACAACCACAAGCCAAATAATCTCAATCCAAATAACTATAATAATCCAAATAGTCATAGCAACAACAACCACAACAATAAGAATCCTCACCCTACTTATTCCGCCCCAGTGATTGGAAGTCACGGTAAATCAATCACGTTCGTGGAGAATGATCCCAACAATCAGAAGCGTAGCAACCTACCCCCTGCGATACAAACCCCAGAACTTAGAGAGTACAACGGTAATTCACCCTGGAACCGCGGAGGATGGAACAGATGGAACAGTAATCCAAACCACAACGCTAATAATGGTGGTGAAGGTGAAAACTCTTGGCGATCCAATGAATCGAGACCTCCCCAAAACCAAGGCGCTGATAACAGATGGAATAATCGAAATAATGAAGGAGGTGGTGGCGgcagtggtggtggtggtggtgggaaTCCTTGGAATCATTCCATGTCTTTCAAAAGAAGAGTTGGAGCACACTCTAATAATCGAAACCCCCCACCTTCAGCAAATCACAACGGGAATGGGCAAGGTCAGAATCCATCGAATGGATCTCCTTGGAATCCATCAAATTCAAATTCCAACTGGAATGCACCGGCTCAAGGAGGACCCAGAGGATCTAATGGACCAATGTCTCCCATGGCTCATCTCAGACGAAGATTTGGCAACGATGCACACGGACCCCCGCCACAAACTACCACCGTAGAAGATGACTTAGTGATAACAACTACACCTCAACCAGAAAGCACCCAGGTGTATAACTACAACCAGTCACCTCACCAAAGTAATTACAACTGGGATGGTCCGTCAAACCCGATATCTCCGAACAACCCACCTAATTATTCGTCTAACCACCAACACAACAACCGTCAACCAGATTTTCCCGTCACCAGTGGACAACCATTTCCTCCAAAGAAGAGCAACAGAATTGACCAACATCCTAAAAAGAATCCAGGTTTTAATCCACCTCCACCGGAACCTAGTTATAGTTATGATATGCCTAAACAGAAAAAGTCATCTCGTAAAAAGTTTTCACCAGACTGGCTCCAGCAAGCAGAGAGTTTCCAAAATAACCAGCAGATACCTAACCCACCAACAACTACAACGAGGCCCGCTCCCCCACCTGTTCTGAATAATCGTCCTCTACCGGGACAGACTTCATGGGACAATATATTTCGCAAGAAAAAAGGAGGAGCACCTGAACCTAGTCAGCCTCAGGTAGTTCCTACTCAAATCACGTCTTATGATTTCGAAGCAGGTTCTCCTGCAAACGCAAATACTGAAAACCTGCAGAATAGTTTTGACAGGTTGATTGGGACAGAAATCAAAACACCAAAAGAACAAAGTAGAAGTTTCCAAACGACATCGAATAACCAATATGATTTCCAGGCAAGTCCGAATGGACATCAATCAAATGGCGAGAAAGCGAATCATCGCCATGAAAGTGGGGTAGAAAACAATGTACCAAATCAACAAAGGGGAAGTTTTCATTCAGCATCAAATACAAAGGGTAACCAGTATGATTTCCAGGCAAGTCCGAATGGACATCAATCAAATAGTGAGAAAGAGGGTCATCGTCATGAGAGTAGGGTAGAAAACAATACACCTAAACAACAAAAGGGGAGTTTTCCTCCAGTTTCTAATCATAATGCTAATCAATATGATTTCCAAGCAAACTCAAATGCTGCCACAAGTGAAACATCTTATTTTCGCCATGGACAACAAAAGACAAAATCAAAACAAGACTTTCGACGAGAAAATGCCAGAAGAATGTTTCAAAACCATGTACAAAAAGGTGATGTAACCATTGATAGCTCTCCAAGGCAAAATGAACAATTCAAGAGCACAAATGGTCCCTCTAACACGCCGATATCATCGCATGGACACCAAAATTACCAAGAAACATTGATGTCACACGAGAAGCAACCACGCATACATGAACAACAATCAAGTAGAAACCAAATGCACAGCAAAGGAAACAGAAATAATATCGATAACTTTATGAAATCAAAGCAAGGTAATGTACCAGCTTCAAACACAGACGGTTGGAATAATCCCAACAATAATGTTGACTCGTTCATAAAGCCCAAACGTCAGAGATCCTCCATCTCGATTCCAGATAATAGTTTTGACTCTTTTTTGAAACCCAAGGAAAACAAACGTCATGGATCCTCCAATTCTAACCCAGACAATAGTTTTGACTCATTTTTGAAACCCAAAGAAAACAAACGTCATGGATCTTCCAATTCTAACCCAGACAATAGTTTTGACTCATTTTTAAAACCCAAGGAAAACAAACGTCATGGATCCTCCAATTCTAATCCAGACAATAGTTTCGACTCTTTTTTGAAACCCAAAGAAAACAAACTTCATGGATCCTCCAGTTCTAATCCAGACAATAGTTTTGACTCATTTTTGAAACCCAAGGAAAACAAACGCCCTGAAGGACATAAAGCCAGTGGAAATATCGATGAGCATAGCCCATCAACCACAAATTCTCGTAACAGCTTTGACAACTTCCTTCGAAGAAAAACGGAAAATGGTCCAAATAATCATAGGGGTCATGGCGGAAATAACAGACCCAACTATGACCATCTCACTTCCGAGTTCAACTCCTTTCAGGACAAAAAGCAACAGCTAAGTGATATCAATAATGCGGCTGTTAGAAATACACATTTGCCTTTAAAACAGAGCCATTCAACAGAACGAGTAACAGCTAAGATCGAAGGACACACAGAAAACCATAATGCACCACGCGGATCAGGTTTTCGACAAACACAATCGCATACGAATAAGGAAACGACACACCCTTACCGTCGAAAAGAAGCCTTTGACCTTTCCGGAACACACAACGTTCAGTATTCGCCAACTGAACCTCCCACACGACCGACTTCAGTGTTGTCAGGAGCAGATCATTATACGGAAGTTAAGCCTTCTTTAGGACAAGGTCAGAATACACCCACAGCAAGACCTGGTTTCGGGATTTCTCCTGGTATCCGAGAATACATGAGCGACACGCCAGCTCAAAATTCTAGAACGGAATTTACTTTGGCGAGGACAACGCCTCAACATCATGCTCAAACCGCAGGAAATTCAAACAATGCATTCCCAAGCAAAC TGTTACTGTGA
- the LOC125662491 gene encoding GATA zinc finger domain-containing protein 14-like, translating into MMPSTGNTKIPIGFILTHKPFTDSIEMQKRFPLLYEKVIKPMKSGETANNFQSHNDANGRRQQSDTNSRVGGHSHDSQITIRMDNKGIPESQVRLNQQSSPSRQDASQFSNTMSNEQPSNQHTNDNHQMTHNAQQHQQQQSPKTSHDTFTQQQHWQAPNHPRRNQQNQPQQNDPARRQSAMQSPHGRRQKFMESTHNHFRRRNQQQFNQQEYQAYLTTTAKPTEATTPVYIQNTYPPIFNMLVKNSLPPTQTPKPQTSHRGNTENMQPATTHAKVTYSPQSNGNIGTPSATFVQENHLRLGGPSFNPVRENIRFGNQISGPILDSLPELQLYETREPVLPFNMISENKTKSENIVVRNSQNILMDKSERNTLKLSSIDPYYSKDMPSGTKIERISTLTPAKTETTYFMAPTTPTRSPPLIERKADVPSNNEANFGRFGNSNQHHQNPMNNPSRHQNRNAHNHNNQNNNDQITRMDSGADHVSNRQEFPQSNQRQRSRNAHLHNNQQQIRKTTHITVSIKSTKPPSAPVLGIHKQRHSFETPAPNLPSNKVQDRTPDQNPIRHFEVGSRNRWNNHDSNAGFIISPVKHKKDANQNQQSNQFARTSDTSNHQSRPSHSFDKVASSTAQNEHNKQVKDQMIPQTHASSNHHGNQISHTERRLNGVNSHRRNGQQGIPVPPKMDKSSDPGFFISSPKNNGGKRRDKHTEINKSVQKSDSPGMQSPTPTPTQGYLNFLADFGGIESSISSQSNHGHDKVNNRHSQSRSIPHQRSESGLRSSSSGQTRNSPSSIRISPTRSLQDVHNRRRFINRFQRRPGFGRASHQSHMNFPAKVEPTTTTTTTTTTTTTTTTPAPSIRSHQAGNPCSLPKASGQCHNFQTAYYYDTATRQCHLFMYSGCNGNANRFNTRIQCQHTCQTRQTKQTAPSPSSRTSMCRIPVEKGTCRKWTARYYYDHRIRNCRFFWYGGCGGNENNFSTMAACQRQCYGS; encoded by the exons ATGATGCCCTCTACAGGAAATACTAAAATTCCAATAGGATTTATCCTTACACACAAGCCTTTCACCGATAGTATTGAAATGCAGAAACGCTTTCCACTGTTGTACGAAAAGGTAATCAAACCAATGAAGTCTGGCGAGACAGCAAATAACTTTCAATCTCACAATGATGCAAATGGAAGACGTCAACAATCGGACACAAACAGCCGGGTTGGAGGTCATTCACATGATAGTCAAATAACGATACGCATGGATAACAAAGGAATACCTGAAAGTCAAGTAAGACTCAATCAGCAGTCATCCCCTTCACGTCAAGATGCCTCTCAATTCAGCAATACTATGTCAAATGAACAGCCCTCTAATCAACATACCAACGACAATCATCAGATGACACACAATGCTCAAcaacaccaacaacaacaaagcCCTAAAACATCCCATGATACATTCACTCAACAACAGCACTGGCAAGCACCAAATCACCCAAGACGTAATCAGCAAAACCAGCCGCAGCAAAACGATCCTGCGAGACGACAATCAGCAATGCAAAGTCCTCATGGAAGACGACAAAAATTTATGGAGTCCACACATAATCACTTCCGTAGAAGGAACCAACAACAATTCAATCAACAAGAATACCAAGCGTATCTAACAACGACGGCGAAACCAACAGAAGCAACCACACCAGTTTACATTCAAAACACATATCCACCAATATTCAATATGCTTGTGAAGAATTCTCTACCACCAACTCAGACTCCAAAACCTCAAACCTCTCATAGGGGAAATACAGAAAACATGCAGCCAGCTACTACTCATGCTAAGGTCACATATTCCCCTCAAAGTAACGGTAATATAGGGACACCCTCTGCTACCTTCGTCCAGGAGAATCATCTAAGACTTGGCGGGCCGTCCTTCAATCCCGTCCGTGAAAATATAAGGTTCGGGAATCAAATATCTGGTCCAATTTTAGATAGCCTCCCCGAACTCCAGCTATATGAAACAAGAGAACCAGTCCTGCCTTTTAATATGATctctgaaaacaaaacaaaatctgagAACATTGTAGTCAGAAATTCTCAAAATATCCTTATGGACAAGAGCGAAAGAAACACACTTAAGCTGTCGAGTATCGACCCATATTATTCAAAGGACATGCCATCCGGAACAAAAATAGAAAGGATATCCACTTTGACACCGGCGAAGACCGAGACTACATACTTCATGGCTCCAACTACCCCGACAAGGAGTCCTCCGTTGATTGAAAGAAAAGCAGACGTCCCATCTAACAACGAGGCCAACTTTGGTCGTTTCGGTAACTCTAATCAACATCATCAGAACCCAATGAACAACCCTTCAAGGCATCAGAATAGGAATGCACATAACCATAATAATCAAAACAACAATGATCAAATTACACGCATGGACAGTGGAGCGGATCATGTAAGTAATCGGCAAGAGTTCCCACAATCTAATCAAAGACAGAGATCAAGGAATGCTCATTTACATAACAATCAACAACAAATCCGTAAAACAACACACATAACAGTATCTATCAAGAGCACCAAACCACCCTCAGCGCCTGTGCTAGGAATCCACAAACAAAGACACTCCTTTGAGACACCAGCTCCCAATCTCCCCTCCAACAAAGTTCAGGACAGAACACCTGATCAAAATCCCATTAGACATTTTGAGGTGGGTTCTCGAAATAGATGGAATAATCACGATAGCAATGCGGGATTCATCATTAGTCCAGTCAAACATAAAAAAGACGCAAATCAAAATCAGCAAAGCAACCAGTTTGCACGTACGTCTGATACAAGCAATCATCAGTCTCGTCCTTCCCATTCATTTGACAAGGTTGCCTCTTCTACAGCTCAAAATGAACACAACAAACAAGTCAAAGATCAAATGATTCCTCAAACACATGCAAGTTCTAATCATCATGGAAATCAGATTTCGCATACTGaaagacgactaaatggggtcaACTCTCATCGCAGAAATGGTCAGCAGGGGATCCCTGTACCTCCTAAAATGGATAAATCTTCTGATCCGGGATTTTTCATTTCGTCTCCAAAAAACAATGGTGGAAAAAGACGAGATAAGCATACTGAAATCAACAAGTCCGTTCAAAAATCTGACTCACCCGGAATGCAATCACCAACACCGACTCCAACACAAGGATATCTTAACTTTTTAGCTGATTTTGGTGGCATTGAAAGCTCAATTTCGTCTCAGTCGAACCATGGTCACGATAAGGTAAACAACAGGCACTCTCAATCTAGATCCATACCGCATCAGAGATCGGAAAGTGGATTAAGGTCATCTTCATCTGGACAAACAAGAAACTCACCGAGTTCAATAAGAATTAGTCCTACTCGATCTTTACAAGACGTACATAATAGACGGCGGTTTATAAATCGATTTCAAAGGAGGCCTGGGTTTGGCAGGGCTTCTCATCAGAGTCACATGAATTTCCCAGCAAAAGTTGAACCAACAACGACtactacaacaactactactacaactactACCACAACTACACCAGCCCCTTCAATTCGCAGTCATCAAGCGGGAAATCCATGTTCTCTACCAAAGGCTTCCGGGCAGTGTCATAATTTCCAGACTGCGTATTACTATGATACGGCGACTAGACAATGCCACCTGTTCATGTATTCTGGTTGTAACGGTAACGCAAACAGATTCAACACGAGGATCCAGTGTCAACACACATGTCAAACGCGACAAACAA AACAAACTGCGCCCAGCCCCAGTTCCCGGACCTCCATGTGTAGGATACCTGTGGAAAAGGGAACTTGCAGGAAGTGGACTGCCCGCTATTACTACGATCATAGAATACGAAACTGTCGCTTTTTCTGGTATGGGGGTTGTGGTGGAAACGAAAACAACTTCTCAACAATGGCAGCGTGTCAGCGGCAATGTTACGGCTCCTGA